AAAGAAAATTGGACTGTGCTAAAGAACCGCCATGCGTTTTCGCCTTCCTAGCGGGTCCCTCCCACCCTCTCTTGCATGCATACAACAACACATAAGCATGATATGAGCAAAGATACTTTCGATTTCATATTTTATAGAAGTTTTATCTCCTAATTTGTTATCTCGATTGACGATCTACCTTCATCATTGGGTTTTTTTGCGACGAGATCTTCGAAAGTACATTCCATGTTGACATGTTTCGACAACCTTTTTTCCCGTTGGACTAGTCGGATTACTCCCACCTACTTGCCATGTTATTAGTCACCCAATTGTTAGATTAACCTAACTTGGTTGCCATTGAACATCGATATATACACCACTAAAGAATTGACTCATGTGCTTGTGTTGGTTGATGTATTTTCTTACTTATTATTAACACCTGAATACCCGTCTCCCTAGCTCTCCATACTCCTTCCCTTCCGATGGATAAGACGTATTTCATTTCATTAAGACAAGACTTTAACCAACAATTACTCTTTTAATATTTGATTTATGTGATACAAAATCACAATCACAACAAAGTACTTTTAAATACGAATCTGTATTTATAGAGTAACTATTGGTCAAATGCATGTCTTAACGAAATAAAATACATCTTACTTTTAGGAATGGAGGTAGTAACATTGCACTCTTTAAAAACATACAAAATTGTTGTTTCATAACGACGATAAACATAATATGATAGCTGGTAATGACAAAAAATATCGTTGAAACATATCAACATCTTGTTTTGAAGTATGAGGTAAATCAAattaaaattcaaaaaaaaaaggaTGAGGTAGGAGATTCTTGCATGCATGTAAATTCCATTGAAAGAACtttgttgttaaattgccaatgggcAAATTGGTAGAAGAGTTAGAATACCTGAATTTTCCCCGCAAAAAAATGCCCAAAATTATGCGTCTGTGCTATCTTCTTTATAAAACTAAGTATCCCCCTAAATAGATGTTCTCTACGTGCCAGGTTAAGCATAGTTGTCAATCACTCCAAATCTTTTTAGAGTGATGAAATTCAGAAATCTGCCGGCCTTGGTGTGCCACAATGGCACATGGCCGTCGATCAAGAGAGAAACTGTGGCGTCGCAGGGAACGAACGACCCAGTCTAGGTGGAATCCACCCTAGAGAAAGAATATCCTCAGCATCCACAGCCAACAGTCTTATATGATACCGATAGCAAGGACATTCCAATCAACAGAAAGGAACCAAAGTGCAACCAGCACCGTTGGCACCACTTCCAGGCAGCAAATTTAGAACAGCCAGCATCAGAAAAATGGGAAACTAGTAGGATTAAGTTCGAAGTAGCTAAAATGTAAGTCTCCAGCAGCACACTAGTGACAATTTAAAGTCTCAAAGTGAAGTCACCTAAATTACAGGAACAGAAAAGCAAATCAAGAATAGTAGCAACTACAGAACGAAATCCAATATATAGAAGAACGGCACAGGACACACCCAGACGACAGTGGTCACCCTTACTTCGTCTCCCTCTCACGATTCCACTGTTCGATCTTGGCCCTGCGCTCCTCGCTGTTCTCCCTCACAGGGCTTCTTGCACGCCTCGGAGGGCTGCCTCCATACCTACGCCTTCCTCCATCGTCGTGCCTTTCATGCCTGCTGCTCCCACCCCTCCGtccaccgccgccaccaccacgaCGGAAATCATCACGGCCACGATAGTCATCACGGTCACGACGCTCTCTCCTATGGTGTGGGCTTGGGCTGCGGCTCCTTCCTCGTTGCGATCTCCTGTAGCGCCCAAAGAGTTTCTTCCTGAGATCCTTACCTATCTGCTTCACATGCATGAAATTGCAGTGCCCACCACGAGTGCAGGTGTTCTCCTCATACTGCCTGCAGGTCGCTTCACGGAAGTCCGTCACAGGAGAGAAGTCAACAATTATTAGGCGACCAGAGTAAAATCGTCCCTGAAGGGCAGTATGAGCTGCTGCTGCCTGATCTTCCTCTCTGAACTGGACATACACATTGCCTATCATGTGATCAGAAAGGTTGTCACAGACGTTGAGGGTCTCAATCTCACCAAACTTGCTCAGTTCCTCGAAGATATCCTCATAAAAATCTTCAAAATGCTCCTGCATCTTGCGGGGATCTATCGGCTGGCCTTGAGCATCAACCCCAGGGGTAATCATATCAGGGCGCTGATACATGTTCATGAGCACAATAGTAGGTGATATGGTTGGCCTGTTATGGATGCGAGAGCAGCGATCGCCATGACGACAAGCTCCAATCTTGAAGTAAAATGGACAGTTGACCCTGTCTTTCTCTGTACCAAATATTGAAGCCAAGTGTTCCGCCATTGTTTGATATCAGTGAAGCTGACCACAAGCCTGCAAAGTAAAATGTTTAGTGCACAATCATCAAAACACATGTTAGCAGTGCTCCGGTATGCATAAGGCTCTCAGTCTTTAAAAGAGTAGCACCTTGCATAATAAGCCTTTAAATTAATGTCTTAAGTGTTTCATAGATTGCTGACCTAAAACTAATTAAACCATAATTTGTTTCAAAACTTATACGGAGTAAAAGTAGACGCGTAACAGCGATCAAAATTTGTGATGTTGCAAGAGCTGCTAGCTGATGCAAGAGAAACAGAAGGGAAAATTGTATATGCCAGATTCTAAcccatgtactccctccgttccaaattacttgaCCCATATTTATCTAGACACGAATGTATGTAGACACTAAACAAGtatagatacatccgtatttagacaaattcAAGTCAactaatttggaacggagggagtaattctCACCAAAGGAAAATGCCTTGCGCACAACTAGTGTTAAACAGGTGCTATCTATTTCACAAACTGTGTTTCAGATGTTTTTCCAAGTGGATGAAGCTATAATAGCACGCCGTACTTTTACTTACTATCTTTAACATTACAGATCGGCAACCAGTAACTTGAAGGACTTCAATTGAGCATTAAGGTTAATTTCTAAGGAGGAGCAGCTAGGGCCTGCAGTACAAAGCATAACACTAATCCATACTGTGTCTTATGACCTAACTCAAAACAGTTAATATTGAAACATGCAGGATATAGAAAATAAATCATATACAGGGTTACAATGTTTTTCGAATCAAGCCATTATTTGGCCTAAAATCCAAACTGCATTCGGATAGTAAAAAGCAAAGAACGAAACCCTGCAACTGCATAAACAAGATAAAATTTTAAACTAAGATGCTTAGTGCCTCTGTCCCTGCAACTGCAAAAGATCCCACAAAACCAAAGGCACAAACAAAGCAACTTTTCGTGTCGCACATGAATACTTCCTTCTCAGGTAGGCCATGCTATATCCGTCCAAAAAGAATTCTATTTCGTCCATTTAAAAACCTAATCTGCACACCATTTTAGATCATTAAATCGGGGGAAATAGGTCCAGGAAATATACTACTATCCAGAATAGTACAAAGATGTGGAGCACTTAGAAATATGTATAATTACAGCAAAGTACATGCTTAACCCAGAAAGGAGCAATAATATAAATAACATAATTTGCTGTCATGCTGGGTGAAAATTCTAGTCTCGCATTTCAGAGGCTATCACATCCATTAAGTGCCACATATAAAACGAGCTGCAAGATTGGTCCAGTAGTTGGATTCTCAGAGAATTTATTTGAAACTTTGCAAGTTTTTTTACTAATAATACAATAAAATTAGTCATGACCAAATGATATGCTTTGACATAAAAATTATTATGTGATCGAGAAGTTATCTCTTACAGCACCTTGGTGTGCAACATATATCTCTCCTACGGCGAGAGCTGGCTAGTACAAAAGAAGCGACACCTCCCAGAAAGTTCGACCTACTGGGCAAGGTTTGTGTGCAAAGCAAAATTATGGTTGTTATCACTAGCCAACACAACTGATACATACTAGTTTCATGTCCAACCATCGAATTTCTGTGTTGCAAAGAAGAGAAAATTGATGAGGGGTGGTTCCAGCCGCGATTTTTCTACCCTACGATTGCACCACCAGACGCAAAGGTATTATCATACCCCGAGCTACATGCCCAGAACGAGGGCCTACAACGAGATGAAAATTGAAAGGGGGTGGTTCGGCACGCGGATTCGCGAGGTCGGGACAAGATACTCTACACGGATCTAATTTTTCCTACTTCCCCGAATCCAAAATCGAGAGTAGGAATCGGCAGATTCGCGGGGTCGGATCGAAAGGAGGTCGCGTCGAGATCTGGTAAACCGAGGGGAGAAGGGTTAGGGTTTTAGAGGGGAGGAGACGCGCACCTGTGAAGCGACGAGTCGGAGGAGGGTCGTCGACAGCTGCGCTCGCACCgacgagagagagagggagggtgGGGGGACGAGCGAACGGCGTTTGTGGCGGCGCGATGAGGCGTCCCGTCCCTATATACCGCCCACGCTGCGTGGACAGTCCTGTGCCGGCCCGATTTATTCGAGTCCCTTGGAGACTCCTGGACCGGCCCGGTTTATTCGAGTATGTCGACGGGTCGGACTGTCGGTTTCGGACAGGATTTAAAAGGCTTCCATGGGCTTCGATGCGGTGATTCTGCCCACACGACCACATTGAAGCCCGGGTATTTCCACTGTTCAAAAGAAAAAGAAGTTTGTTCTTCTAAAAAAAAACTTTTTCTGGATCTGATCCTCCCAGGGGCTGAATGGGACCAAGAGCCATCGCTGAAATTTTTATACCAACTGATGGAGAATCAATCCAATCTACACCGCTATGTACACGACAAATTGATGACTTTTGGTCTTGGGTACATGAGAAAAACGAATTATTACAGTCCGTTCGGCCTATCGGATGTTAGTTACAACGAAACCAAGACGTGAAGCTTGGTTAGAAGGGCGGGCATCAAATGAGGAAGGAGAGCAGAAGCCTTGGTCAAAATTTTAGAAAACTGAGGTTCCTTCAAAGATAAAATTCTTTTTATGGCGACTAGCCCAGCACTCAATCCCAATGGCTGACCTTCTTCATCATAGAAACATGTTCATTGTATCATCTTTGCGGACTATGCGGAGCCGAGGATTCATGGCAACATTCTCTTCTGCATTGTACTGTTGCGAAGTGTGTATGGGCTCTCCAAGACTCGGACCTTGTGAAAGCAGTTCAAGCTACACAGTTTCATCATGAAACGTATACATGAGCTTGAAGATTGCAAGCCAAAGAGTGCCAAACCTAGGTGGATTCCACCGCCTAGCGGGATGGCCAAGATTGGAGTGGACACGGTTGTGGCCAGGTCAGTAAATGAAGGAGCTTTCAGTGCCGTTTGTAGGAATTTAAAAGGGACATACATGGGATCTTCGGCTATTAGATGCTCCCAATACATGAGACCCAACTAGGATGAAGCCACGTCTCACCACCAATCTCAAAGCATCTTCGTCTTCCTCAAGGCTACGAGTTGAGTGAATCTATCTGACGAGCAAGAAGCAGACATGACCTTGACCGATTAGCGGTGGCGATGTGGAGAGGAGAGAGGTGGTTATGGAGGGTGGCTCGGTTGGCGAGGGGCACGTCGGCGGTGAGGAACACGCCCAGGGCAGGGTGTCGAGGGCCCGAAGAGATGCGCCGCCCGGCGAACCTGTGCTCGTCGCTGGTGCGCGCATAGCTCCCCCTGTGCCCCGTCCGCGTCCTCCGACGTGATTCGGATGTGGCCGCGGTAGTGGAGGCTCCGGCGAAAGCTCCTCTCACCACCGGAGAAGTATTGCACGAAATATGACGAAGAGGACATGGCAATAGGTTGGTACTCTAGGGTCATGACGGCCGGCGACAACCACAACTTGCCGATGGATTTTGGTGAAGACGTGAAGTCAAGGAAGAAGTGGGAAGTGACTAACGAGAGCAAGATGCTTTGAGGTACGTGCTAATCATGTCATCTTATGAGCTAGGTCTCACGTGATTGGAAGAAAGACCAAATCGCATAAGATTTATTTTTCAAGTGTATCGGCCGGCCCATCTGACTTTTTTTGAAAAATTAGTTAATAGTGGCAACCGTTGACTGGTCCACCAGCGACCGTTGATCATTGACCATAGAAAGTTAGCAAA
The Aegilops tauschii subsp. strangulata cultivar AL8/78 chromosome 3, Aet v6.0, whole genome shotgun sequence genome window above contains:
- the LOC109767752 gene encoding splicing factor U2af small subunit B translates to MAEHLASIFGTEKDRVNCPFYFKIGACRHGDRCSRIHNRPTISPTIVLMNMYQRPDMITPGVDAQGQPIDPRKMQEHFEDFYEDIFEELSKFGEIETLNVCDNLSDHMIGNVYVQFREEDQAAAAHTALQGRFYSGRLIIVDFSPVTDFREATCRQYEENTCTRGGHCNFMHVKQIGKDLRKKLFGRYRRSQRGRSRSPSPHHRRERRDRDDYRGRDDFRRGGGGGGRRGGSSRHERHDDGGRRRYGGSPPRRARSPVRENSEERRAKIEQWNRERETK